A portion of the Granulosicoccus antarcticus IMCC3135 genome contains these proteins:
- a CDS encoding NADH-quinone oxidoreductase subunit A, whose amino-acid sequence MLANYFPVLLFILIALGIGIVLLTAGRLVGPSNPGKDKNSPYECGFEAFEDARMKFDVRYYLVAILFIIFDLEIAFLIPWAVTLDAISGTAFAAMGIFLFILVIGFIYEWKKGALEWE is encoded by the coding sequence ATGCTAGCAAACTACTTTCCAGTATTGCTGTTTATCCTGATAGCACTGGGTATAGGTATTGTTTTGCTGACCGCCGGTCGCCTTGTCGGCCCGTCAAATCCTGGTAAAGACAAGAACTCCCCTTACGAGTGTGGATTCGAAGCGTTCGAAGATGCGCGCATGAAGTTCGACGTGCGCTATTACCTCGTCGCCATCCTGTTTATTATTTTTGACCTGGAAATCGCCTTTCTGATTCCGTGGGCTGTCACGCTTGACGCCATCTCTGGCACGGCGTTCGCGGCCATGGGTATTTTCCTGTTCATCCTGGTTATCGGTTTCATCTACGAGTGGAAGAAAGGCGCACTCGAGTGGGAATAG
- the tpiA gene encoding triose-phosphate isomerase, producing MVNRQPLIAGNWKLNGSRSSVVALAKAVAAGVTSPVVEVLICPTSVHLADVLGVVGNSPVHLGAQNCSDAISGAFTGEVSAEMLVEFGCEYVILGHSERRAMFHEDSALVAAKCLTVQKAGLTPILCVGETLEQREAGQVEEVIAGQLDALLDAGGVDSFRQLVVAYEPVWAIGTGKTASPEEAQAVHALIRERISSHDAAIGEALRVLYGGSVKADNAASLFSQADIDGGLIGGAALDAASFLAICEAAASTVGSSAA from the coding sequence TTGGTCAATCGACAGCCACTTATTGCAGGCAACTGGAAGCTTAACGGTTCACGCTCATCGGTAGTGGCACTTGCCAAAGCCGTTGCTGCGGGAGTTACGTCTCCGGTAGTTGAAGTTCTGATCTGCCCGACATCCGTCCATTTGGCGGATGTGCTGGGAGTTGTCGGAAATTCTCCCGTTCACTTGGGAGCGCAGAATTGTTCTGATGCCATATCCGGAGCCTTTACCGGTGAAGTGTCGGCTGAAATGCTTGTTGAGTTCGGTTGTGAGTACGTCATTCTGGGTCACTCTGAACGACGGGCGATGTTTCACGAAGACAGTGCATTGGTTGCGGCGAAATGCCTGACTGTGCAAAAGGCCGGTCTGACGCCCATTCTGTGTGTCGGTGAAACGCTGGAACAGCGTGAAGCCGGACAGGTAGAAGAGGTCATTGCCGGACAGCTGGATGCATTGCTGGACGCAGGTGGCGTTGATTCATTTCGTCAGTTGGTAGTAGCGTATGAACCTGTCTGGGCCATCGGTACCGGCAAGACAGCAAGTCCTGAAGAGGCGCAGGCAGTCCATGCGCTGATTCGGGAAAGAATTTCTTCGCACGATGCCGCTATTGGTGAGGCATTGCGTGTTCTGTACGGTGGCAGCGTCAAGGCCGATAATGCGGCTAGTCTGTTTTCACAGGCTGATATAGACGGTGGCCTGATTGGTGGTGCTGCACTTGATGCGGCGTCATTTTTAGCGATTTGTGAGGCTGCTGCCTCTACTGTTGGTTCTTCTGCCGCTTAA
- the glmM gene encoding phosphoglucosamine mutase: MAREFFGTDGIRGRVGQYPMTAQTVMKLGWAAGKVLASKGNREVLIGKDTRISGYLFESALEAGLASAGINSRMLGPMPTPAVAYLTSTFRAAAGIVISASHNPFYDNGLKFFSTEGSKLPDEVELEIEAMMKEEMTTVDSKDLGRARRVDDASGRYIEFCKSTFPSTLRLDGLKIVVDSANGAAYHIAREVFDELGADVVSVGADPNGMNINKDCGATAPDNLRAHVLLERADVGIALDGDGDRIIMVDHRGEIVDGDEILYVLASAWHAKGTLKGGVVGTLMTNLALEHAFEEKGIPFARAGVGDRYVMELLREKGWQLGGENSGHVICLDRVTTGDAIVAALAVLAVMRESGESLAGLRTGMKLYPQVLINVPVYSKVNLDGNDKIQAALLQAETDLAGSGRVLLRPSGTEPLVRVMVEGKVANDVQAICQRVATAVGDALD, from the coding sequence ATGGCAAGAGAATTCTTTGGTACTGACGGCATACGTGGACGCGTAGGCCAGTATCCGATGACTGCGCAAACCGTGATGAAGCTGGGTTGGGCTGCTGGCAAGGTGTTGGCATCCAAGGGTAATCGCGAAGTGTTGATCGGCAAGGACACCCGGATTTCCGGCTACTTGTTCGAATCAGCGCTGGAAGCCGGTCTGGCCTCGGCAGGTATCAATAGCCGCATGCTAGGCCCCATGCCGACACCGGCAGTGGCCTATCTGACCAGTACTTTTCGCGCGGCGGCCGGTATTGTCATCAGTGCTTCGCACAATCCGTTCTATGACAACGGGCTGAAATTTTTCTCCACAGAAGGCAGTAAATTGCCGGATGAAGTCGAGCTTGAAATAGAAGCCATGATGAAGGAGGAAATGACGACCGTTGATTCCAAGGATCTGGGGCGTGCCCGTCGGGTTGACGATGCATCTGGTCGCTACATCGAATTTTGTAAAAGTACGTTTCCTTCCACCCTGCGGTTGGATGGATTGAAAATCGTCGTCGATTCAGCAAACGGTGCGGCTTACCATATCGCTCGAGAAGTTTTTGACGAGCTGGGTGCCGATGTTGTGTCCGTTGGAGCCGATCCAAACGGCATGAACATCAACAAGGATTGCGGTGCCACGGCTCCTGACAATCTGCGAGCCCACGTTTTGCTTGAGCGGGCAGATGTCGGTATTGCGCTCGATGGTGACGGCGACAGAATCATCATGGTGGATCATCGCGGTGAGATTGTCGACGGTGATGAAATTCTTTATGTTCTGGCGAGCGCCTGGCATGCCAAAGGCACGCTAAAGGGCGGTGTGGTCGGTACTCTGATGACCAATCTGGCTCTGGAGCACGCTTTCGAAGAAAAAGGGATTCCGTTTGCTCGTGCCGGTGTTGGCGATCGCTACGTCATGGAGCTGCTGCGTGAGAAAGGCTGGCAGCTGGGTGGTGAAAACTCTGGGCACGTGATCTGCCTGGATCGCGTGACGACGGGTGATGCGATTGTTGCAGCTCTTGCCGTGCTGGCAGTCATGCGCGAAAGTGGAGAGTCGCTAGCCGGATTGCGAACGGGGATGAAGCTGTATCCACAGGTTCTGATCAACGTGCCTGTGTACAGTAAGGTGAATCTGGATGGTAACGATAAAATTCAAGCTGCTCTGCTGCAGGCCGAAACCGATCTTGCAGGAAGTGGACGAGTATTGTTGCGTCCATCAGGTACCGAGCCATTGGTGCGTGTCATGGTCGAGGGTAAGGTTGCCAACGATGTGCAGGCAATTTGCCAGCGCGTTGCGACAGCTGTCGGTGACGCACTGGACTAA
- the secG gene encoding preprotein translocase subunit SecG, with the protein MQSLALVIHVVLAVGVIGLVLIQHGKGADAGAAFGSGASATVFGASGSASFLTRATTILVALFFTTSIFLFYLAAHREGGVQSVTDAPGLVEEAPAPSTDLPGGVTELPAATENETDLPKAAE; encoded by the coding sequence ATGCAATCCTTGGCGTTAGTTATTCACGTGGTGTTGGCCGTTGGTGTTATTGGCCTGGTTCTTATCCAGCATGGCAAGGGTGCCGATGCGGGTGCTGCGTTTGGTAGTGGTGCTTCAGCCACTGTTTTCGGCGCGAGTGGATCTGCCTCTTTTCTTACCCGTGCGACGACCATCCTCGTAGCATTATTTTTCACGACCAGTATTTTTCTGTTCTACCTCGCAGCTCATCGTGAGGGTGGTGTTCAATCGGTAACTGATGCTCCAGGCCTTGTAGAAGAAGCTCCAGCTCCTTCCACTGACCTGCCAGGTGGCGTTACAGAACTGCCAGCTGCTACAGAAAATGAAACTGACTTGCCAAAAGCTGCTGAGTAG
- the folP gene encoding dihydropteroate synthase, whose amino-acid sequence MGILNVTPDSFSDGGRFDTLDKALAQVESMLSAGADIIDIGGESTRPGAAAVSEQQEMDRVLPVIEAISNRFDTIVSLDTSRPTLMREGAAVGVGMINDVRALCMPGALAAAAATGLPVCLMHMKGEPRTMQQEPVYADVLVEVGQFLAERRQVCIAGGVAESSIVLDPGFGFGKTLKHNLTLLKYLSRLGNGSPLLTGLSRKRMFAQILGSDSVDRVTASVSAALLCVQNGASIVRVHDVAPTVQALAVYRAVQEC is encoded by the coding sequence ATGGGTATTCTCAATGTCACCCCCGATTCCTTTTCCGATGGTGGTCGGTTTGACACGCTGGACAAGGCACTGGCGCAGGTAGAAAGCATGCTGAGCGCTGGTGCGGATATCATTGATATCGGCGGTGAATCCACGCGTCCCGGTGCCGCGGCGGTGAGTGAGCAGCAAGAGATGGATCGCGTGTTGCCTGTGATAGAGGCTATCAGCAATCGCTTTGATACGATTGTCTCTCTGGATACCAGCAGACCCACATTGATGCGCGAAGGTGCTGCTGTGGGTGTTGGCATGATTAACGATGTCAGGGCCTTGTGTATGCCGGGTGCGTTAGCGGCTGCAGCCGCAACGGGATTACCGGTATGCCTGATGCATATGAAAGGTGAACCGCGGACCATGCAGCAGGAGCCGGTCTATGCTGATGTGCTGGTCGAAGTGGGGCAGTTTCTTGCTGAGCGTCGACAGGTTTGCATTGCAGGAGGTGTTGCAGAGTCGTCGATTGTTCTGGATCCGGGGTTCGGATTCGGCAAGACTCTGAAGCATAATCTGACCTTGTTGAAATATCTGAGCAGGCTCGGTAATGGCTCGCCATTGCTGACGGGCCTGTCCAGAAAGCGTATGTTTGCGCAGATACTGGGTAGTGATTCGGTAGATAGAGTAACGGCTTCTGTGAGTGCTGCCCTATTGTGTGTGCAGAACGGAGCATCTATCGTGCGTGTGCATGATGTGGCGCCGACTGTACAAGCGCTGGCGGTTTACCGCGCCGTGCAAGAGTGTTGA
- a CDS encoding NuoB/complex I 20 kDa subunit family protein, producing the protein MGIEGVLEEGFVTTSADKLINWARTGSMWPMTFGLACCAVEMMHAGAARYDLDRFGIIFRPSPRQADVMIVAGTLVNKMAPALRKVYDQMPDPKWVISMGSCANGGGYYHYSYAVVRGCDRIVPVDVYVPGCPPTAEALLYGILQLQNKIRTTNTIAR; encoded by the coding sequence ATGGGAATAGAAGGCGTACTTGAGGAAGGGTTTGTTACCACTTCCGCTGACAAGCTGATCAACTGGGCCCGAACTGGCTCCATGTGGCCTATGACCTTTGGTCTTGCCTGTTGCGCGGTAGAAATGATGCATGCCGGCGCGGCACGCTACGATCTGGATCGTTTCGGAATCATTTTCCGTCCGAGTCCAAGGCAGGCTGACGTCATGATCGTCGCAGGCACACTGGTCAACAAGATGGCCCCGGCTTTGCGCAAGGTCTACGATCAGATGCCCGATCCAAAGTGGGTCATCTCCATGGGCAGTTGTGCCAATGGCGGCGGGTATTACCACTATTCTTATGCAGTGGTCCGAGGTTGCGATCGAATCGTACCGGTTGATGTCTATGTGCCTGGTTGCCCGCCGACGGCGGAAGCGCTGCTTTACGGCATCCTGCAACTGCAGAACAAGATTCGTACAACCAATACCATCGCGCGCTGA